GGACATCCGCGAGCTGCGCAAGCCCGAGCCCTATAAGGGCACCGGCATCCGCTATCAGGGCGAATACGTCCGCAAGAAGGCGGGCAAGACCGCGGCCGGCGCGAGCGCCGGGGCGGGAGGCAAGAAGTAAATGAAGAATAAATGGGTTCGGGCCGAATTCCGGAAGACGGCGACGCGCAAGCGCCTGTTCGAGCACCGCGGCGACCGCCCGCGCTTGAGCGTGCACCGCAGCCTCAAGTACATCTACGCGCAGGTCATCGACGACAACAAGGGCGTCACGCTCGCGTTCGCCTCGTCGCTCGACAAGGACCTGCGCACGACGCTGAAGTCCCACAAGAGCGTCGACGCGGCGAAGAAGGTCGGCGAGAGCATCGCGGCGAAGGCCAAGAAGGCCGGCGTCACGAAGGTCATGTTCGACCGCGGCCAGTACGTGTACCACGGGCGCGTCAAGGCGTTGGCTGACGCGGCTCGCGCCGGCGGACTTGAGTTTTAGGCTTTAATAAACTGGAGACTTTGTAATGGCTACTGAGACGACGACGACGGTTCCCACCCAGCCCATCGTGCCCGCGGCGACGGAACGCCCCGAGCGCGGAGACCGTGGAGGTCAGGGCGGCGATCGCCGCGGCCCGCGCCGCGGTCCGCGCCGCGACAACCCCCGCGAAGAGGGCGGCTTCAAGGAGACCGTCGTCACGATCAACCGCGTGGCCAAGGTCGTCAAGGGCGGCAAGCGCTTCTCGTTCTCCGCGCTCGTCGTCGTCGGCGACGCGGCCGGCAAGGTCGGCTACGGCATGGGCAAGGCCAAGGACGTCCAGGCCGCCATCCTGAAGGGCAACGCGCACGCTAGAAAGGCCCTCATCAGCTTCCCGATCGTGCCGGAAGGCACGATCCCGCACGAGATCGTCGCGAAGTTCGGCTCCGCCAAGGTCTGGATGAAGCCCGCGACCCCCGGTACCGGCGTCATCGCCGGCGGCGGCGTGCGCGCGGTCCTCGAGGCCGCCGGCGTCAAGAACATCCTCACCAAGAGCCTCGGCTCGTCGAACGCCTTCAACATGGTCGGCGCGACGTTCGAGGCCCTCAAGCTCCTTCGCACGAAGGAAGACATCATCAAGCTCCGTGGAAAATAAAGTGGCCAAAGCGAAAACTCCCGTCGCCCCCGTTGAGACGCAGACGCAGACGATCTCTCTGTCTAACTTAGAGCCCGTCCCCGGCTCGCGCCGCCGCCCGATCCGTCTCGGCATGGGCGAAGGCTCCGGCACCGGCCAGACCGCGACGCGCGGCCAGAAGGGCCAGCGCTCCCGCTCGGGCGACGGCAAGCTCGTCGGCTTCGAGGGCGGCCAGACGCCCCTGATCCGCCGGATCCCCAAGCGCGGCTTCACCAACGGCCTGTTCAAGGTCGTCTACCAGGTGATCGACCTCGGCACTCTCGAGCGCGTGTTCAAGAACAAGGCCGAGATCACGCTCGAGGATCTGCGCATCCACAACCTCATCAAGGGCCGCAAGCCCGTCAAGATCCTCGCCGACGGCGAGCTCAAGCGCGCCATCAAGGTCAGCGCCCACGGCTTCTCCGCCAGCGCCAAGGAAAAGATCGAGAAGGCCGGCGGCAAGGCCGAGGTCGTCAAGGCTGTGAAGGCCTAAGCGATGCGCGGACTCGGCGACATCTTCGAGATCCCGGAACTGCGCAAGCGGGTGCTGTTCACCCTCGGCGCGATCGCGGTATTCCGCATCGGGGCGTCCATCCCGATCCCGGGCGTCAACGGCGACGCCATCCGCGCGATCTTCGACGCCCAGCAGAGCAGCCTGCTCGGCTTCCTCAACACGTTCTCGGGCGGCGCCCTCGGGCGCTTCTCGATCTTCTCGATGGGCGTGGTCCCTTACATCAACGCCTCGATCATCATGAGCCTGCTGCAGGGCGCGCACGTCCTGCCCTTCCTCGACCGCCTGGCCAAGGACGGCGAGCTGGGCCGGCGCAAGCTCAACAGCTACACCCGCTACCTGACCCTCTTCCTCGCCGTGTTCCAGTCCTTCGGCCTGACGATCGCGATCACGAAGATGCAGGCCCCGGGCGGGATGCCCACGGTCGTCGACCCGACCTGGATGTTCTACTGCGTGACCGTGCTCACGATGACCGCCGGCACGATCTTCGTCATGTGGCTCGGAGAGCAGATCACCGAGCAGGGCATCGGCAACGGCGTCTCCCTGCTGATCTTCACCGGCATCGTCGAGAGCATCCCGGCCGCCGGCTACAGCCTCTTCGAGCTCGTCCGCCTCGAGGAGATCAACCTCTTCTCCGCCATCGGGATCGTCGCCGCGCTGGCGGCGGTCATCGTCGCGGTCGTCTGGGTGGAGACCGCGCAGCGCAAGATCCCCGTCCAGTACGCCAAGCGCATGGTCGGCCGCAAGATGTACGGCGGCTCGCAGAGCTACCTGCCGCTCAAGGTCGACCAGAGCGGCGTCATCGCGGTCATCTTCGCGCTGTCCCTGCTGTCGGTGCCCGTGACGATCGCGACCTTCATGCCCAACGCCTCCTCGGCCGAGGGCGTGATGCGCTTCTTCCAGGGCGGCAACTACGTCTACGACGCGGTGTACGCCGGCCTCATCATCTTCTTCTGCTACTTCTACAACTCGGTCTCGATCAACCCGGTCGACTTGGCGGAAAATATGAAAAAGTCCGGCGGCTTCATCCCGGGCATCCGTCCCGGCGAGCCCACCGCCAAGCACATCGAGTGGATCCTCGAGCGCATCACCCTCGGCGGCGCTCTCTTCGTGGCCGTGATCGCGGTCATGCCCGACATCATGAAGCGCGAGTTCAGCGTCCCCTTCTTCTTCGGCGGCACCTCGCTGCTGATCGCCGTCGGCGTCGCGCTCGACACGATGGGCCAGCTCGAGGCGCACCTGATCATGCGCCACTACGAGGGCTTCCTCAAGAAGGGCCGCATCCAGGGGCGCTGGTTCAACGTCGGCTCGGGAGTCTCCCAGTGATCGTGATCCTGCTCGGCTCGCCCGGCTCCGGCAAAGGGACCCAGTCCAAGCGCCTGGCGGACCGCTACGGCTTCCAGCACCTCGCCACCGGCGACATCTTCCGCGCCGAGATCGCGCAGAAGACCGCGATCGGCATCAAGGCGCAGGACTACCTGAAGAACGGCAAGCTCGTCCCCGATTCGATCGTCATCGAGATGGTCGCCGGCAAGATCGAGACCGGCGGGAACTATCTCCTCGACGGCTTCCCGCGCACGATCGAGCAGGCGCAGGGGCTGGCCGAGATGCTCAAGGGCGTCGGCGCCTCCGTCGACCTGGTGGTCTTCCTCACCTTGCCGAAGGAAGAGGCGATCAAGCGCATGGCGTCGCGCCGCACGTGCTCCAGCTGCGGCGAGGTGTACAACGCGTTGAGCCGCCCGCCGAAGGCGGACGGCGTCTGCGACAAGTGCGGCGCCGCCGTCGTCCAGCGCGAGGACGACTCCGAGGCCACGGCGGTCAAGCGCCTGATGGTGTTCGAGGACCTGACGCACCCGCTCGTCGCGTACTACAAGTCCGAGGCCGCGTTCGAGGAAGTGGACGCGTCCAAGTCCCCGGAGATGGTCGAGGCCACGCTGTCGGCCGTGATCGATTCGGCGAAGGCGTCTCGGTGACCATGCTGATGAACAAGGCCGTCGAGGTGAAGACCCGCGAGGAGCTGGCGATCATGCGCCAGGCCGGCGGCGTCGTCGCCGACATCCTCGTCCTGCTCAAGGGCCTCGTCAAGCCCGGCATGACCACCGGCGAGATCGACGCGTTCTGCCGCGAGGAGCTCAAGAAGCGCGGCGCCAAGCCCGCCTTCCTCAACTATCACGGCTTCCCCGGCGTGATCTGCGTGTCCATCAACTCGGAGATCGTCCACGGGATCCCGTCGGACAAGCGCGTCCTCAAGGAGGCCGACATCGTCGGTCTCGATTTCGGCGCCGTCATCGACGGCTGGTACGGCGACTCCGCGATCACCGTCGCCATCGGCAAGATCTCTCCCGAGGCCCAGCGCCTCATGGACGTGACGCGCGAGTGCCTCGAGCGCGGCATGGCCGCCGTCAAGAACGGCAGCCGCATCGGCGACGTCGGCTTCGCGATCCAGTCCCACGCGCAAGCCAACGGCTACACCTTGGTCCGCGAGTTCGTCGGCCACGGCATCGGCCGCGCGCTCCACGAGGAGCCGCCCGTCCCGAACTACGGCAAGGCCGGCACCGGCGGACGCCTCAAGACCGGCATGACGATCGCCATCGAGCCGATGGTGAACATGGGCGGCCCCGAGGTCACCACCCTCGGCGACGGCTGGACCGCGGTCACCAAGGACGGCAAGCTGTCGGCTCATTTCGAGCACACGGTCGCGGTCACCGACGCGGGCTTCGAGATCCTGACCTTGCCCACGATTTAACATGACGAAAGAAGAGAAGATCGAAGTCGAAGGCCGCATTTTGGAAGCGCTCCCGAACGCGATGTTCCGCGTCGAGATCGCTCCCAGCAAGGTCGTTTTGGCCCACATCTCCGGCAAGATGCGCATGCACTACATCAAGATCCTGCCCGGAGACAAGGTCCGCATCGAACTGTCCCCTTACGACCTCACGCGGGGACGCATCACCTACCGGGAGTAAGCCATGAAAGTCAGAGCGAGCGTCAAACCCATTTGCCAGAAGTGCAAGATCGTCAAGCGCAACGGCGTCGTCCGCGTACTGTGCTCGAACCCGAAGCACAAGCAGCGGCAGGGCTAACAGCTTTACCAAAAAGACGCAAAGACACGAAGAACAAAGAGAGAACGGAGAAAAGAATGGCGCGTGTAGCGGGAGTCGATCTTCCCAAGAATAAGCGTATCGACGTGGCGCTTCAGTACCTTTATGGCGTGGGCGAGACCCGCGCGAAGGTGGTGATCGCGAAGCTCAACGGCATGGTCAAGCCCGACACCCGGGTCAAGGACCTCACCGAGGAGCAGGTCGTGCTCATCAACAACCTCCTGCTCAAGGATTTCAAGGTCGAAGGCGAACTGCGCCGCGAGACCCTCGCGAACATGGCGCGCCTGACCGAGATCGGCTCGTTCCGCGGCCACCGCCATCGCCGCAACCTGCCGTGCCGCGGACAGCGCACGAAGACGAACGCGCGCACCCGCCGCGGCCGCCGCAAGACGGTCGGCGTGGGCAAGGCCGCTTCGCCCACCGGCAAGGCTTAAGGATTCAGGAGAAAGTAAATTATGGCCGACGAAAAAACGACTCCCGCCGCGCCGAAGGCAGCGCCTTCCGCGGCACCCCGCAAGAAAGCCTGGAAGTCTTTGACCTTCGCGAAGGTCCACATCCAGTGCTCCTTCAACAACACCATCGTGTCGCTCACCGACGACCGCGGCGACGTGCTCATCTGGGCCACCGCCGGCGGCTCGGGCTTCCGCGGCACGAAGAAGGGCACGCCCTTCGCGGCCGGCGTGACGGCGAAGAAGGTCGCCGACCGGGCCGTCCAGCTCGGCGTCAAGCAGGTCGCCGTGTTCATCAAGGGGCCCGGCCCGGGTCGCGAGACCGCGGTTCGGTCGCTCGGTTCCGCCGGACTGATGGTCATCAGCCTTAAGGACGTCACGCCGATGCCGCACAACGGCTGCCGCCCGCCCAAAGCGAGGAGAGTCTAGTTTTATGGCCCGTTATACCGACGCCGTCTGCAAGTTGTGCCGCCGCGAGCAGCAGAAGCTGTTCCTCAAGGGCGACAAGTGCTACACGAAGTGCGTGCTCGAGAAGCGCCCCGGCATCCCCGGCATGGCGAAGCCTCAGCGCGGCAAGCCTTCCGCCTTCTCGATCCGCCTGCGCGAGAAGCAGAAGCTCCGCCGCATGATCCAGATGAACGAGCGCCCGTTCGAGCGCGCGGTCGGCAACGCTTCCGCGGCCCGCGAGGCCTCCGGAGACGCGCTGCTGCGCGGCCTGGAGCTGCGCCTGGACAACATCGTGCGCCGCATGGGCGTGGCCACCTCGATCAAGACGGCGCGCCAGCTCGTCCTGCACGGGCACGTCAAGATCGGCGGCAAGGTCGTCGACATCCCCTCGTTCCCGGTGAAGACCGGCAGCGTGGTGTCCGTCAACGTCAAGATGAAGGAGAACGTCGGCGTCAAGCTGAGCCTCGAGACGGCCAAGAAGCTCAGCAACCGCCCCGCCTTCCTCGAGTTCGATGAGACGGCCCTGTCGGCGAAAGTCCTCCGCATTCCCGAGCGCGGCGAGACCAGCTTCCCGATCAACGACCAGTTGATCATCGAGTATTATTCACGCTAACGCGTGAATAATACGTTCCTTAAGAAACGGCCTCAACTTAGTTTTAAACCGGAGAATAAGAGAATATGGCTTACAAAGAACTGATCCTGCCGCAGAAGCTGTCCGTCGACGAGAAGTCGATGTCGGACAGCTACGCGAAGTTCGTCGCCGAGCCGTACGAGCGCGGCTACGGGCACACGGTCGGCAACGCGCTCCGCCGCGTGCTGCTGTCGTCGCTCGAGGGCGCGGCCGTCACGGCCGTGCGCATCGAGAAGGCGACGCACGAGTATCAGGCTCTTCCGGGCGTGAAGGAGGATGTGATGAACATCCTGCTGAACCTCAAGAAGCTGCGCGTGAAGCTCTTCTCCAACGGCCCCGAAACGGTCTATCTCTCCGTTTCTAAAGAAGGCGTCGTCACGGCGAAAGATATCCAGGGCAACGCGAACGTCGAGGTCGTCAACAAGGACCTCGTGATCGCGCACCTCGAGGCGGGCGGCAAGATCGACATGGAGATCGAGGTCTCCAAGGGCCGCGGCTACGTCCCGGCCGAGGAGCTCCGCCAGCAGAACCAGTGGGCCGCGGGCTTCCTGCCCGTCGACGCGCTGTTCTCTCCCGTCGTCAAGGTGCACTACGACGTCGAGAACGCCCGCGTCGGCCAGGTGACCGACTACGACCGCCTGATTCTTGAAATTTGGACCGATGGGTCGCTGAACCCCGCCGAGGCCTTGATCCAGTCGTCGAAGCTCCTGCGCGAGTCCCTCAACATCTTCATCCCCGAGGAAGAGCAGGCGGCCGAGGCGGCCGCCGGCGGCCTGTCCGACGGCTCGGCCTCCGAGGGCGTCGTGTCCCTCGCCGGCCTCGACCCGAAGCTGCGCGAGATCCTCAACCAGCCGATCGAGATGATCGAGCTGTCCAGCCGCGCGTCCAACTGCCTGAAGGTCGCCCGCATCCGCACGATCGGCGAGCTCGTGGGCAAGCGCGACGAGGAGCTCCTGGCCGTCAAGAACTTCGGCAAGAAGTCCCTCGACGAGATCAAGGACCGGCTCAAGGACATGGGTCTGTCTCTCGGCATGCAGGTGGGACAGCTCGGGTAAAGCCGAGCTGCCCCCTTTCTTTTATAAACAGCCTTACATCAGTTTGATTCTAGGAGATAGGATTTATGGCGTCTAAAGCACTCGGTCGTCGTCAGCTCGGCATCACCAGCGCGCATCGCCGCGCGCTGCTGCGGAACATGGCCACGAGCCTGTTCAAGCACGAGCGCATCGAAACCACCATCGCGAAGGCGAAGGAGCTCCGGCCGTACGCCGAGAAGCTGATCACCAACGCGAAGAAGGGCGAGCACTTCATGGTGCGCCGCCAGATCCAGGACAAGGTCGTCTACAAGAAGCTGTTCGAAGTCCTGGCTCCCCGGTACGCCCAGCGCCCCGGCGGCTACACCCGCATCCTCAAGATCGCTCCGCGCATCGGCGACAACGCCAAGCTCGGACTGATCATGCTCGTGTCCTGACGCAAGAAAAGACGCGGCATGACGGGTCGGGACTGTTTCCGGAAG
This genomic stretch from Elusimicrobiota bacterium harbors:
- the rplR gene encoding 50S ribosomal protein L18; its protein translation is MKNKWVRAEFRKTATRKRLFEHRGDRPRLSVHRSLKYIYAQVIDDNKGVTLAFASSLDKDLRTTLKSHKSVDAAKKVGESIAAKAKKAGVTKVMFDRGQYVYHGRVKALADAARAGGLEF
- the rpsE gene encoding 30S ribosomal protein S5 yields the protein MATETTTTVPTQPIVPAATERPERGDRGGQGGDRRGPRRGPRRDNPREEGGFKETVVTINRVAKVVKGGKRFSFSALVVVGDAAGKVGYGMGKAKDVQAAILKGNAHARKALISFPIVPEGTIPHEIVAKFGSAKVWMKPATPGTGVIAGGGVRAVLEAAGVKNILTKSLGSSNAFNMVGATFEALKLLRTKEDIIKLRGK
- the rplO gene encoding 50S ribosomal protein L15, which translates into the protein MSLSNLEPVPGSRRRPIRLGMGEGSGTGQTATRGQKGQRSRSGDGKLVGFEGGQTPLIRRIPKRGFTNGLFKVVYQVIDLGTLERVFKNKAEITLEDLRIHNLIKGRKPVKILADGELKRAIKVSAHGFSASAKEKIEKAGGKAEVVKAVKA
- the secY gene encoding preprotein translocase subunit SecY — protein: MRGLGDIFEIPELRKRVLFTLGAIAVFRIGASIPIPGVNGDAIRAIFDAQQSSLLGFLNTFSGGALGRFSIFSMGVVPYINASIIMSLLQGAHVLPFLDRLAKDGELGRRKLNSYTRYLTLFLAVFQSFGLTIAITKMQAPGGMPTVVDPTWMFYCVTVLTMTAGTIFVMWLGEQITEQGIGNGVSLLIFTGIVESIPAAGYSLFELVRLEEINLFSAIGIVAALAAVIVAVVWVETAQRKIPVQYAKRMVGRKMYGGSQSYLPLKVDQSGVIAVIFALSLLSVPVTIATFMPNASSAEGVMRFFQGGNYVYDAVYAGLIIFFCYFYNSVSINPVDLAENMKKSGGFIPGIRPGEPTAKHIEWILERITLGGALFVAVIAVMPDIMKREFSVPFFFGGTSLLIAVGVALDTMGQLEAHLIMRHYEGFLKKGRIQGRWFNVGSGVSQ
- a CDS encoding nucleoside monophosphate kinase; amino-acid sequence: MIVILLGSPGSGKGTQSKRLADRYGFQHLATGDIFRAEIAQKTAIGIKAQDYLKNGKLVPDSIVIEMVAGKIETGGNYLLDGFPRTIEQAQGLAEMLKGVGASVDLVVFLTLPKEEAIKRMASRRTCSSCGEVYNALSRPPKADGVCDKCGAAVVQREDDSEATAVKRLMVFEDLTHPLVAYYKSEAAFEEVDASKSPEMVEATLSAVIDSAKASR
- the map gene encoding type I methionyl aminopeptidase: MNKAVEVKTREELAIMRQAGGVVADILVLLKGLVKPGMTTGEIDAFCREELKKRGAKPAFLNYHGFPGVICVSINSEIVHGIPSDKRVLKEADIVGLDFGAVIDGWYGDSAITVAIGKISPEAQRLMDVTRECLERGMAAVKNGSRIGDVGFAIQSHAQANGYTLVREFVGHGIGRALHEEPPVPNYGKAGTGGRLKTGMTIAIEPMVNMGGPEVTTLGDGWTAVTKDGKLSAHFEHTVAVTDAGFEILTLPTI
- the infA gene encoding translation initiation factor IF-1: MTKEEKIEVEGRILEALPNAMFRVEIAPSKVVLAHISGKMRMHYIKILPGDKVRIELSPYDLTRGRITYRE
- the rpmJ gene encoding 50S ribosomal protein L36; this translates as MKVRASVKPICQKCKIVKRNGVVRVLCSNPKHKQRQG
- the rpsM gene encoding 30S ribosomal protein S13; the protein is MARVAGVDLPKNKRIDVALQYLYGVGETRAKVVIAKLNGMVKPDTRVKDLTEEQVVLINNLLLKDFKVEGELRRETLANMARLTEIGSFRGHRHRRNLPCRGQRTKTNARTRRGRRKTVGVGKAASPTGKA
- the rpsK gene encoding 30S ribosomal protein S11, with the protein product MADEKTTPAAPKAAPSAAPRKKAWKSLTFAKVHIQCSFNNTIVSLTDDRGDVLIWATAGGSGFRGTKKGTPFAAGVTAKKVADRAVQLGVKQVAVFIKGPGPGRETAVRSLGSAGLMVISLKDVTPMPHNGCRPPKARRV
- the rpsD gene encoding 30S ribosomal protein S4, with translation MARYTDAVCKLCRREQQKLFLKGDKCYTKCVLEKRPGIPGMAKPQRGKPSAFSIRLREKQKLRRMIQMNERPFERAVGNASAAREASGDALLRGLELRLDNIVRRMGVATSIKTARQLVLHGHVKIGGKVVDIPSFPVKTGSVVSVNVKMKENVGVKLSLETAKKLSNRPAFLEFDETALSAKVLRIPERGETSFPINDQLIIEYYSR
- a CDS encoding DNA-directed RNA polymerase subunit alpha — its product is MAYKELILPQKLSVDEKSMSDSYAKFVAEPYERGYGHTVGNALRRVLLSSLEGAAVTAVRIEKATHEYQALPGVKEDVMNILLNLKKLRVKLFSNGPETVYLSVSKEGVVTAKDIQGNANVEVVNKDLVIAHLEAGGKIDMEIEVSKGRGYVPAEELRQQNQWAAGFLPVDALFSPVVKVHYDVENARVGQVTDYDRLILEIWTDGSLNPAEALIQSSKLLRESLNIFIPEEEQAAEAAAGGLSDGSASEGVVSLAGLDPKLREILNQPIEMIELSSRASNCLKVARIRTIGELVGKRDEELLAVKNFGKKSLDEIKDRLKDMGLSLGMQVGQLG
- the rplQ gene encoding 50S ribosomal protein L17; the protein is MASKALGRRQLGITSAHRRALLRNMATSLFKHERIETTIAKAKELRPYAEKLITNAKKGEHFMVRRQIQDKVVYKKLFEVLAPRYAQRPGGYTRILKIAPRIGDNAKLGLIMLVS